The Falco peregrinus isolate bFalPer1 chromosome 1, bFalPer1.pri, whole genome shotgun sequence genome has a window encoding:
- the LACTB gene encoding serine beta-lactamase-like protein LACTB, mitochondrial isoform X2, producing MDEAGIPGILVGVSVDGKEVWSEGLGYADVENRVVCKPETIMRIASISKCLTMMAVAKLWEEGKLDLDAPVQKYVPEFPEKVYEGEKVAITTRLLVSHLSGIRHYEKDITKVKEEKEKANRAFKLTKPNRDKEQEGKGIEKADPVKPRKEHEGEVKSRNSKPGRRDKEFEQEEYYLKEKFESVIESLKIFKNDPLFFKPGSQFLYSTYGFTLLSAVVERVSGQKFTDYMLKMFRDLDMLSTVLDDNEAMIYNRARCYVYNKKGRLVNAPYVDNSYKWAGGGFLSSVGDLLKFGNALLYSYQAGQFKKNNCKLLPGYLKPDTVAMMWTPVPKTEVSWDRDGKYAMAWAVVEKKQQCGCCRQQRHYASHTGGAVGASSVLLILPEELDSEALGTGLVTPPRGVIVSIICNMQSVSLNSTALKIAREFDKEKWAQYID from the exons ATG GATGAAGCAGGAATCCCGGGTATACTAGTCGGAGTTTCTGTAGATGGAAAAGAGGTCTGGTCAGAAG GTTTGGGTTATGCTGATGTAGAGAATCGTGTAGTATGTAAACCAGAGACGATCATGCGAATTGCTAGTATTAGCAAGTGTCTTACAATGATGGCTGTTGCTAAATTGTGGGAAGAGGGGAAACTGGATTTAGATGCCCCAGTGCAGAAGTATGTCCCTGAATTTCCAGAGAAAGTCTACGAGGGTGAAAAG GTTGCTATTACTACAAGACTGTTAGTGTCACACTTGAGTGGGATTCGTCACTATGAAAAAGATATTACAaaagtaaaggaagaaaaggaaaaagcaaacagagcatTTAAACTAACAAAACCCAATCGGGATAAAGAACAAGAAGGCAAAGGGATTGAGAAGGCTGATCCTGTCAAGCCGAGGAAAGAACACGAAGGTGAAGTAAAAAGCCGAAATTCAAAACCTGGCAGGAGAGACAAGGAATTTGAGCAAGAAGAGTattatttgaaggaaaaatttgAAAGTGTGATTGAATCGctgaagatatttaaaaatgatCCTTTATTCTTTAAACCAG GTAGTCAGTTCTTGTATTCAACGTATGGCTTTACTCTCTTAAGTGCTGTTGTGGAGAGAGTTTCAGGACAAAAATTTACAGATTATATGCTAAAAATGTTCCGTGATTTGGATATGCTATCGACTGTACTAGATGACAATGAAGCAATGATATATAACAGAGCAAG GTGTTACGTTTACAACAAAAAGGGACGGCTGGTAAACGCACCGTATGTGGACAACTCTTACAAGTGGGCTGGCGGTGGCTTTCTTTCGTCAGTAGGTGACCTTCTGAAATTTGGAAATGCCTTGTTGTACAGTTATCAAGCtggacagtttaaaaaaaataactgcaaactTCTTCCTGGGTACCTCAAACCAGACACAGTCGCAATGATGTGGACCCCAGTGCCAAAAACAGAAGTGTCGTGGGACAGGGATGGTAAATATGCAATGGCTTGGGCTGTAGTagagaaaaaacaacaatgTGGCTGTTGCAGACAGCAGAGACACTATGCATCTCATACGGGTGGTGCCGTGGGGGCAAGCAGTGTCCTCCTCATTCTTCCTGAGGAGCTGGACTCTGAAGCTCTAGGTACTGGGCTAGTGACACCACCTAGAGGAGTCATCGTTAGTATTATCTGTAATATGCAATCGGTTTCCCTCAACAGCACTGCCTTAAAGATTGCAAGGGAgtttgataaagaaaaatgggCCCAATATATAGATTAG
- the LACTB gene encoding serine beta-lactamase-like protein LACTB, mitochondrial isoform X1 yields the protein MYGLARALRRAAAPGRPPAPRRGGGGAGARPWGWGLALGLALGVKADGGQAAEASALPPPRGFGAAIERSRDLLRRIKDEAGIPGILVGVSVDGKEVWSEGLGYADVENRVVCKPETIMRIASISKCLTMMAVAKLWEEGKLDLDAPVQKYVPEFPEKVYEGEKVAITTRLLVSHLSGIRHYEKDITKVKEEKEKANRAFKLTKPNRDKEQEGKGIEKADPVKPRKEHEGEVKSRNSKPGRRDKEFEQEEYYLKEKFESVIESLKIFKNDPLFFKPGSQFLYSTYGFTLLSAVVERVSGQKFTDYMLKMFRDLDMLSTVLDDNEAMIYNRARCYVYNKKGRLVNAPYVDNSYKWAGGGFLSSVGDLLKFGNALLYSYQAGQFKKNNCKLLPGYLKPDTVAMMWTPVPKTEVSWDRDGKYAMAWAVVEKKQQCGCCRQQRHYASHTGGAVGASSVLLILPEELDSEALGTGLVTPPRGVIVSIICNMQSVSLNSTALKIAREFDKEKWAQYID from the exons ATGTACGGGCTGGCGCGGGCCctgcggcgggcggcggccccggggcggcccccagcgccccggcgggggggcggcggtgcCGGAGCGcggccctggggctgggggctggcgcTGGGGCTGGCGCTGGGAGTGAAGGCTGACGGCGGGCAGGCGGCGGAGGCGAGCGCGCTGCCGCCCCCTCGGGGCTTCGGCGCGGCCATCGAGAGGAGCAGGGACCTGCTGCGGAGGATTAAG GATGAAGCAGGAATCCCGGGTATACTAGTCGGAGTTTCTGTAGATGGAAAAGAGGTCTGGTCAGAAG GTTTGGGTTATGCTGATGTAGAGAATCGTGTAGTATGTAAACCAGAGACGATCATGCGAATTGCTAGTATTAGCAAGTGTCTTACAATGATGGCTGTTGCTAAATTGTGGGAAGAGGGGAAACTGGATTTAGATGCCCCAGTGCAGAAGTATGTCCCTGAATTTCCAGAGAAAGTCTACGAGGGTGAAAAG GTTGCTATTACTACAAGACTGTTAGTGTCACACTTGAGTGGGATTCGTCACTATGAAAAAGATATTACAaaagtaaaggaagaaaaggaaaaagcaaacagagcatTTAAACTAACAAAACCCAATCGGGATAAAGAACAAGAAGGCAAAGGGATTGAGAAGGCTGATCCTGTCAAGCCGAGGAAAGAACACGAAGGTGAAGTAAAAAGCCGAAATTCAAAACCTGGCAGGAGAGACAAGGAATTTGAGCAAGAAGAGTattatttgaaggaaaaatttgAAAGTGTGATTGAATCGctgaagatatttaaaaatgatCCTTTATTCTTTAAACCAG GTAGTCAGTTCTTGTATTCAACGTATGGCTTTACTCTCTTAAGTGCTGTTGTGGAGAGAGTTTCAGGACAAAAATTTACAGATTATATGCTAAAAATGTTCCGTGATTTGGATATGCTATCGACTGTACTAGATGACAATGAAGCAATGATATATAACAGAGCAAG GTGTTACGTTTACAACAAAAAGGGACGGCTGGTAAACGCACCGTATGTGGACAACTCTTACAAGTGGGCTGGCGGTGGCTTTCTTTCGTCAGTAGGTGACCTTCTGAAATTTGGAAATGCCTTGTTGTACAGTTATCAAGCtggacagtttaaaaaaaataactgcaaactTCTTCCTGGGTACCTCAAACCAGACACAGTCGCAATGATGTGGACCCCAGTGCCAAAAACAGAAGTGTCGTGGGACAGGGATGGTAAATATGCAATGGCTTGGGCTGTAGTagagaaaaaacaacaatgTGGCTGTTGCAGACAGCAGAGACACTATGCATCTCATACGGGTGGTGCCGTGGGGGCAAGCAGTGTCCTCCTCATTCTTCCTGAGGAGCTGGACTCTGAAGCTCTAGGTACTGGGCTAGTGACACCACCTAGAGGAGTCATCGTTAGTATTATCTGTAATATGCAATCGGTTTCCCTCAACAGCACTGCCTTAAAGATTGCAAGGGAgtttgataaagaaaaatgggCCCAATATATAGATTAG
- the LACTB gene encoding serine beta-lactamase-like protein LACTB, mitochondrial isoform X3: MRIASISKCLTMMAVAKLWEEGKLDLDAPVQKYVPEFPEKVYEGEKVAITTRLLVSHLSGIRHYEKDITKVKEEKEKANRAFKLTKPNRDKEQEGKGIEKADPVKPRKEHEGEVKSRNSKPGRRDKEFEQEEYYLKEKFESVIESLKIFKNDPLFFKPGSQFLYSTYGFTLLSAVVERVSGQKFTDYMLKMFRDLDMLSTVLDDNEAMIYNRARCYVYNKKGRLVNAPYVDNSYKWAGGGFLSSVGDLLKFGNALLYSYQAGQFKKNNCKLLPGYLKPDTVAMMWTPVPKTEVSWDRDGKYAMAWAVVEKKQQCGCCRQQRHYASHTGGAVGASSVLLILPEELDSEALGTGLVTPPRGVIVSIICNMQSVSLNSTALKIAREFDKEKWAQYID, encoded by the exons ATGCGAATTGCTAGTATTAGCAAGTGTCTTACAATGATGGCTGTTGCTAAATTGTGGGAAGAGGGGAAACTGGATTTAGATGCCCCAGTGCAGAAGTATGTCCCTGAATTTCCAGAGAAAGTCTACGAGGGTGAAAAG GTTGCTATTACTACAAGACTGTTAGTGTCACACTTGAGTGGGATTCGTCACTATGAAAAAGATATTACAaaagtaaaggaagaaaaggaaaaagcaaacagagcatTTAAACTAACAAAACCCAATCGGGATAAAGAACAAGAAGGCAAAGGGATTGAGAAGGCTGATCCTGTCAAGCCGAGGAAAGAACACGAAGGTGAAGTAAAAAGCCGAAATTCAAAACCTGGCAGGAGAGACAAGGAATTTGAGCAAGAAGAGTattatttgaaggaaaaatttgAAAGTGTGATTGAATCGctgaagatatttaaaaatgatCCTTTATTCTTTAAACCAG GTAGTCAGTTCTTGTATTCAACGTATGGCTTTACTCTCTTAAGTGCTGTTGTGGAGAGAGTTTCAGGACAAAAATTTACAGATTATATGCTAAAAATGTTCCGTGATTTGGATATGCTATCGACTGTACTAGATGACAATGAAGCAATGATATATAACAGAGCAAG GTGTTACGTTTACAACAAAAAGGGACGGCTGGTAAACGCACCGTATGTGGACAACTCTTACAAGTGGGCTGGCGGTGGCTTTCTTTCGTCAGTAGGTGACCTTCTGAAATTTGGAAATGCCTTGTTGTACAGTTATCAAGCtggacagtttaaaaaaaataactgcaaactTCTTCCTGGGTACCTCAAACCAGACACAGTCGCAATGATGTGGACCCCAGTGCCAAAAACAGAAGTGTCGTGGGACAGGGATGGTAAATATGCAATGGCTTGGGCTGTAGTagagaaaaaacaacaatgTGGCTGTTGCAGACAGCAGAGACACTATGCATCTCATACGGGTGGTGCCGTGGGGGCAAGCAGTGTCCTCCTCATTCTTCCTGAGGAGCTGGACTCTGAAGCTCTAGGTACTGGGCTAGTGACACCACCTAGAGGAGTCATCGTTAGTATTATCTGTAATATGCAATCGGTTTCCCTCAACAGCACTGCCTTAAAGATTGCAAGGGAgtttgataaagaaaaatgggCCCAATATATAGATTAG